From the Clostridiales bacterium FE2011 genome, one window contains:
- a CDS encoding alpha/beta hydrolase, with the protein MKRRKKWIVILIAVIGLIDILGLNYLSVINTAKARFAVYQEKAKTFQSTQGKISYIDEGTGAPVLVCHGICGGYDQGFDVLKDKTDSCRVIAPSRFGYPGSDLPENASVDLQVEAYVELLDALGIEKAYMLGTSAGGTVAIRMALAHPERCKGLILYCSGYPNEEASEKKSGISGPPAIVCNDFCMWLFSPLFEPLMGMDGDTVRTILPIADRKEGILFDSRVVNGAKAGHFEDYNLEKARVPVLIIHAKDDKLASFEAAEQWSRRIPDCTFLPIPDGGHTMRGYAAEISKALDQFIMAE; encoded by the coding sequence ATGAAAAGAAGAAAAAAATGGATTGTGATTCTCATCGCAGTGATCGGCCTGATTGATATCCTCGGGCTGAATTACCTGTCGGTGATCAATACAGCGAAAGCACGGTTTGCCGTCTATCAGGAAAAAGCAAAGACCTTTCAGTCCACCCAGGGAAAAATCAGCTATATCGATGAAGGCACCGGCGCGCCGGTCCTGGTCTGCCACGGCATCTGCGGCGGATATGACCAGGGTTTTGACGTGCTGAAGGACAAAACGGATTCCTGCAGGGTCATCGCGCCCTCCCGGTTCGGCTATCCGGGAAGCGATCTCCCGGAAAACGCCTCTGTCGACCTGCAGGTGGAAGCCTATGTGGAGCTGCTGGACGCGCTCGGGATCGAAAAAGCCTACATGCTCGGAACCAGCGCCGGCGGCACCGTCGCCATCCGGATGGCCCTTGCCCATCCTGAGCGGTGCAAAGGTCTGATCCTCTACTGTTCCGGTTATCCCAATGAAGAGGCTTCTGAAAAGAAGTCCGGCATCAGCGGCCCGCCGGCCATCGTATGCAACGATTTCTGCATGTGGCTGTTCAGTCCGCTGTTTGAGCCGCTGATGGGAATGGACGGGGATACCGTCCGGACGATCCTGCCCATCGCAGACCGGAAAGAGGGAATCCTGTTCGATTCCCGTGTTGTCAACGGCGCAAAAGCCGGGCACTTTGAGGATTATAACCTGGAAAAAGCCCGGGTTCCTGTGCTGATCATCCATGCAAAGGATGACAAACTGGCTTCCTTTGAGGCCGCGGAGCAGTGGAGCCGCCGCATTCCGGACTGCACCTTCCTCCCGATTCCTGACGGCGGGCATACCATGCGGGGATATGCCGCGGAAATCAGCAAGGCCCTGGATCAGTTCATCATGGCCGAGTAA
- a CDS encoding alkaline phosphatase family protein: MKKLIWPDYKNCTANLPNSILKKFGAPTAGDTLPLLDKYLDRDYRNIVVLLLDGMGKHILEHHLKADGPFRSHLAGIYQSVFLSTTVAATTSVQSGLQPCEHCWLGWDCYYPQIDQNVTVFFSLIQGTDKPAADFNVPLTFTPYENVLDKLNNAGTKAYRLTPYDDPAPGNIEEFCRRIKALCDEPDRKYVFAYWDEPDGLLHDNGCKSAPVHEALVSMENAVQELAGELEDTLIIVTADHGHIDTDLAALPDYPELMDCLVRTPSLEPRVINFFVKEEKKAFFEKEFNRLFGEKFLLLTKEEVIERQLFGTAAPRELFKDMLGNYIAIATDTLSICIKDQTPRPNWKSMHGSVTEDEVLVPLILFDCNGNKRNS; encoded by the coding sequence ATGAAAAAACTGATCTGGCCAGACTACAAGAACTGTACCGCCAACCTACCCAATTCCATCCTGAAGAAGTTCGGCGCCCCCACCGCGGGGGATACGCTTCCCCTGCTGGACAAATACCTGGACAGGGATTACCGGAACATCGTCGTCCTGCTGCTGGACGGCATGGGAAAACATATCCTGGAACATCACCTGAAAGCAGACGGCCCCTTCAGGTCCCACCTGGCGGGCATCTATCAGTCCGTCTTCCTGTCCACTACGGTTGCGGCCACCACCTCTGTCCAGTCCGGACTGCAGCCCTGTGAGCACTGCTGGCTCGGCTGGGACTGCTACTATCCCCAGATTGACCAGAACGTGACGGTCTTTTTCAGCCTGATTCAGGGAACAGACAAACCGGCGGCTGACTTCAATGTTCCCCTGACCTTCACACCCTATGAGAACGTCCTGGACAAGCTGAACAACGCCGGAACCAAAGCGTACCGGCTGACGCCCTATGACGATCCCGCGCCCGGAAACATTGAGGAGTTCTGCCGCCGGATTAAAGCCCTCTGCGATGAACCGGACCGGAAATACGTCTTTGCCTACTGGGACGAGCCGGACGGACTGCTGCATGACAACGGCTGCAAGTCTGCCCCGGTACATGAAGCCCTGGTCAGCATGGAGAATGCCGTGCAGGAGCTCGCCGGTGAACTGGAGGATACCCTGATCATCGTCACGGCGGATCACGGGCATATTGATACGGATCTGGCCGCCCTGCCGGACTATCCCGAACTGATGGACTGCCTGGTCCGCACCCCCTCCCTGGAGCCCCGGGTGATCAATTTCTTTGTCAAAGAAGAAAAGAAGGCCTTTTTTGAAAAGGAGTTCAACCGGCTGTTCGGGGAAAAGTTCCTGCTGCTGACAAAGGAGGAAGTGATTGAGCGGCAGCTGTTCGGCACCGCGGCACCCCGGGAACTGTTTAAAGACATGCTGGGCAATTATATAGCCATTGCCACGGATACCCTGTCCATCTGCATCAAGGATCAGACCCCGAGACCGAACTGGAAATCCATGCACGGCAGCGTCACGGAAGACGAGGTGCTTGTGCCGCTGATCCTCTTTGACTGTAATGGGAATAAAAGGAATTCTTAA
- a CDS encoding diphosphate--fructose-6-phosphate 1-phosphotransferase — translation MNLSPLQKARYQYSPKLPGMLRGGISEISVKVGAPTESVADQAKIKALFPNTYGKEEITFIKGSNTSAAKKQVVGVILSGGQAPGGHNVICGLYDAIKATDKNNVLLGFKGGPSGLIDDDYIEFTDEYINAYRNTGGFDIIGSGRTKLETEEQFKVVTEVAKKHGLTAIVIIGGDDSNTNAAVLAEYMAAHNTGVQVIGCPKTIDGDLKNEDIEASFGFDTATKTYSELIGNIERDANSAKKYWHFIKVMGRSASHVALECALETQPNICLIGEEVAAKKMSLAAIANYIADSVEKRGNNGENFGVAIIPEGIVEFVPEFSKLIAEINELLAGSKTEEFNALPDWDAKYAFIKKGLSAESFAVFKILPQFVQQQLFLERDPHGNVQVSLIESEKLFSEMVKNELAKRKAAGTYKGKFGAQHHFFGYEGRCAFPSNFDADYCYSLGYNAFMLIQYGYTGYLSKVSNISKPAEEWVAGGMPITKMMNMERRNGEDKPVIRKALVELDGAPFKFFAAHRDEWAVKTSFTYPGAIQYFGPTEVCDLTTRTLALEKGQA, via the coding sequence ATGAATCTTTCACCCCTTCAGAAAGCAAGATATCAGTACAGCCCCAAGCTTCCCGGAATGCTTCGTGGCGGCATCTCTGAGATCAGCGTCAAGGTCGGCGCTCCTACCGAGAGCGTAGCGGACCAGGCCAAGATCAAGGCTCTTTTCCCCAACACCTACGGCAAGGAAGAGATCACCTTCATCAAGGGCAGCAACACCTCCGCGGCCAAGAAGCAGGTTGTGGGTGTGATCCTTTCCGGCGGCCAGGCCCCCGGCGGACACAACGTCATCTGCGGTCTGTATGACGCGATCAAAGCCACCGACAAGAACAACGTGCTCCTCGGCTTCAAGGGCGGTCCTTCCGGCCTGATCGATGACGATTACATCGAGTTCACCGACGAGTACATCAATGCCTACCGCAACACCGGCGGTTTCGACATCATCGGTTCCGGCCGTACCAAGCTGGAAACGGAAGAGCAGTTCAAGGTTGTGACCGAAGTGGCCAAAAAGCACGGCCTGACCGCTATCGTGATCATCGGCGGCGACGACTCCAACACCAACGCTGCTGTGCTGGCTGAGTACATGGCTGCCCACAACACCGGCGTCCAGGTCATCGGCTGCCCCAAGACCATCGACGGCGACCTGAAGAACGAAGATATCGAAGCTTCCTTCGGTTTCGACACCGCTACCAAGACCTATTCTGAGCTGATCGGCAACATCGAAAGAGACGCCAACTCCGCCAAGAAATACTGGCACTTCATCAAGGTCATGGGCCGCTCCGCTTCCCATGTTGCCCTGGAGTGCGCGCTGGAAACCCAGCCCAACATCTGCCTGATCGGTGAAGAAGTCGCCGCGAAGAAGATGTCCCTGGCCGCCATCGCCAACTACATCGCTGATTCCGTCGAAAAGCGCGGCAATAACGGTGAAAACTTCGGCGTGGCCATCATCCCCGAAGGTATCGTGGAATTCGTTCCCGAGTTCTCCAAGCTGATCGCTGAAATCAACGAACTGCTGGCCGGCAGCAAGACCGAAGAGTTCAACGCGCTTCCCGACTGGGACGCCAAGTACGCCTTCATCAAGAAGGGTCTGTCCGCTGAATCCTTCGCCGTGTTCAAAATCCTGCCCCAGTTCGTGCAGCAGCAGCTGTTCCTCGAAAGAGACCCCCACGGCAACGTGCAGGTTTCCCTGATCGAGTCCGAAAAGCTCTTCTCCGAAATGGTGAAGAACGAGCTGGCCAAGAGAAAGGCCGCCGGCACCTACAAGGGCAAGTTCGGCGCGCAGCATCACTTCTTCGGTTACGAAGGAAGATGCGCTTTCCCCTCCAACTTCGACGCAGACTACTGCTACTCCCTGGGCTACAACGCCTTCATGCTGATCCAGTACGGCTACACCGGATACCTGTCCAAGGTTTCCAACATCTCCAAGCCTGCTGAAGAGTGGGTGGCCGGCGGTATGCCCATCACCAAGATGATGAACATGGAGAGAAGAAACGGCGAGGACAAGCCCGTTATCCGCAAGGCCCTGGTTGAGCTGGACGGCGCTCCCTTCAAGTTCTTTGCCGCGCACAGGGATGAGTGGGCTGTGAAAACCTCCTTCACCTATCCCGGCGCGATCCAGTACTTCGGACCCACTGAAGTCTGCGACCTCACCACCAGAACCCTTGCCCTGGAAAAGGGTCAGGCCTGA
- the rlmD gene encoding 23S rRNA (uracil(1939)-C(5))-methyltransferase RlmD codes for MKKNECFPMTADRLGADLEGICIHEGMPVFVPGLLPGESADIKIVKAEKRYAFGRMESRPDPVSPDRRDPGCASYPRCGGCTGRHMSYEATLAAKRQQVEDCFRRIAGIETEVLPILGMDSPCGYRNKTSLPAGGTADNPVLGFYAPRSHAVIPAETCPNAMPPANELAAAFLSWMKTFHVEPYHEETRRGLIRHLVIRVNRKGESMVTVVANGGSLPHQQELIDTLVPLGTVSLWLNENRTATNVILSEKFHHIYGRETFTGRLFDLEFELSPASFFQVNPVQTEKLYQTAVDFAELKPTDLLCDVYCGAGTITLTMARHCREAVGIEIVEPAVENAKRNAVLNGISNVSFRAGKAEELLPRMVNDGLRPDVICVDPPRKGLDPAVISAMAQAAPERIVYVSCNPATLARDAGLLRDEGYLVRKVQPVDMFCWTSGVETVCSFTK; via the coding sequence ATGAAAAAGAACGAGTGCTTCCCCATGACCGCAGACCGTCTCGGCGCGGATCTGGAGGGCATCTGTATTCATGAAGGCATGCCTGTATTCGTTCCCGGACTGCTGCCCGGCGAGAGCGCCGATATCAAAATCGTCAAGGCAGAAAAACGCTACGCCTTCGGCCGGATGGAATCCAGGCCGGATCCGGTCTCTCCCGACCGACGGGATCCGGGCTGTGCTTCCTATCCCCGGTGCGGCGGATGCACCGGCCGTCATATGAGTTATGAAGCCACCCTGGCCGCCAAGCGGCAGCAGGTGGAAGACTGTTTCCGGCGCATCGCCGGCATTGAAACAGAAGTCCTGCCGATCCTGGGAATGGATTCTCCCTGCGGCTACCGGAATAAAACCTCCCTGCCCGCCGGCGGAACGGCGGACAACCCTGTCCTCGGCTTTTACGCACCCCGGAGTCACGCAGTGATCCCTGCCGAAACCTGCCCCAACGCCATGCCGCCCGCCAACGAGCTGGCCGCCGCCTTCCTCAGCTGGATGAAAACCTTCCATGTGGAACCCTACCACGAGGAAACCCGGCGGGGACTGATCCGGCATCTGGTGATCCGGGTCAACCGGAAAGGGGAAAGCATGGTGACCGTCGTCGCCAACGGCGGAAGCCTGCCCCATCAGCAGGAACTGATCGACACGCTGGTACCGCTGGGAACCGTCAGCCTCTGGCTGAATGAGAACCGGACTGCCACCAACGTCATTCTGTCCGAGAAGTTTCATCATATATATGGAAGGGAAACCTTCACCGGCCGGCTCTTCGACCTGGAGTTCGAACTGTCCCCGGCTTCCTTCTTCCAGGTCAATCCGGTCCAGACGGAAAAACTGTACCAGACGGCGGTGGACTTTGCGGAACTGAAGCCCACCGACCTGCTTTGCGACGTCTACTGCGGAGCTGGCACCATCACCCTGACCATGGCCCGTCACTGCCGGGAAGCCGTCGGCATTGAAATCGTGGAACCCGCGGTGGAAAACGCGAAGCGGAATGCCGTGCTCAACGGTATCAGCAACGTCTCCTTCCGCGCCGGCAAGGCCGAGGAGCTGCTGCCCCGGATGGTGAACGACGGACTGCGCCCGGACGTCATCTGTGTGGATCCACCCCGCAAAGGCCTGGATCCCGCCGTGATCAGTGCCATGGCCCAGGCGGCACCGGAGCGGATTGTCTACGTATCCTGTAATCCGGCCACCCTCGCCCGTGACGCAGGCCTGCTGCGGGATGAAGGCTACCTGGTCCGCAAGGTCCAGCCTGTGGACATGTTCTGCTGGACTTCCGGCGTGGAGACGGTCTGCAGTTTCACAAAATAA
- a CDS encoding YdcF family protein → MRKAAKQILWCIAGLIVLCVVLRFAFFNDFSIYSYIPSSKQDEIKVTVEKPEVIQAGETVCGEGFIRTPVYPGETGTTVLDVTVGESKENSMHILRVGHFHTVYDKNNDNFTGDTALMIGVTLLWLFVSAIMLWHFFQAKGTAFYDYSTIYYAGFSLFALVTGLTIMVNTISHAVHPERYNMMTVYSSISGASAWFMKLTAPVMIVFAIILAVSNIVLMRHEGRQPGNALGLLVSIVIILGEALELYFMMRFSSGSEWEIRLERTLENTYATLFIYCQCMLTGAVICGIKAAKHTPDLDKDFIIIHGCWFRKDGTLPPLLRDRADKALSFWKKQKEATGKEAVFVPSGGQGKDETMPEGEAIRRYLQSQEVPDDLILTETKSRNTLENMSFSGEMIREKNPEGKVLFATSSYHVFRSGILAKRAGLTAEGIGSRTRWWFWPNAFIRETAGLLHKRWKQELLFLVMLLIFFGLLSMVL, encoded by the coding sequence GTGAGGAAAGCGGCGAAACAGATCTTATGGTGTATCGCAGGGCTGATTGTGCTCTGCGTCGTGCTTCGTTTTGCCTTCTTTAACGATTTTTCCATATACAGCTATATCCCATCCAGTAAACAGGACGAAATCAAGGTAACGGTGGAAAAACCGGAAGTGATACAGGCAGGAGAAACTGTATGCGGAGAGGGATTTATCCGGACGCCTGTATACCCGGGGGAAACGGGGACGACGGTTCTGGATGTTACTGTTGGAGAGAGTAAAGAGAATTCCATGCATATCCTGAGGGTGGGGCATTTTCATACGGTATATGACAAAAACAATGATAACTTTACCGGTGATACGGCGCTCATGATCGGAGTAACGCTGTTATGGCTCTTTGTCAGCGCGATCATGCTCTGGCATTTCTTCCAGGCGAAGGGGACGGCCTTTTACGATTACAGCACCATATATTATGCAGGCTTTTCCCTGTTTGCCCTGGTAACCGGACTGACAATAATGGTTAATACCATTTCCCATGCAGTTCATCCGGAAAGGTATAATATGATGACGGTTTACTCGAGTATCAGCGGGGCCAGCGCCTGGTTCATGAAGCTGACGGCTCCTGTGATGATTGTGTTTGCCATTATACTGGCGGTAAGCAATATTGTGCTTATGCGGCATGAGGGCCGGCAGCCGGGGAACGCGCTCGGACTGCTGGTGAGTATCGTCATTATCCTGGGAGAGGCTTTGGAACTGTACTTTATGATGCGGTTTTCCAGCGGATCTGAATGGGAAATCAGGCTGGAAAGAACCCTGGAGAACACCTATGCCACGCTCTTTATCTATTGTCAGTGTATGCTGACGGGCGCTGTGATCTGCGGGATCAAGGCGGCGAAACACACTCCGGACCTGGACAAGGATTTCATTATCATCCATGGATGCTGGTTCCGGAAGGACGGAACGCTTCCGCCGCTGCTGCGGGACCGGGCGGACAAAGCGCTTTCCTTCTGGAAGAAGCAGAAGGAGGCAACCGGAAAGGAAGCGGTTTTTGTTCCGTCCGGCGGACAGGGAAAGGATGAAACTATGCCGGAAGGGGAAGCGATCCGGCGGTACCTGCAGTCACAGGAGGTACCGGATGATTTGATCCTGACAGAGACAAAATCCAGAAATACCCTTGAGAATATGAGCTTTTCCGGAGAAATGATCCGGGAGAAGAACCCGGAAGGGAAAGTGCTTTTTGCGACAAGCAGCTATCATGTTTTCCGCAGCGGGATCCTGGCGAAACGCGCAGGACTGACGGCAGAGGGAATCGGCAGCAGGACGAGATGGTGGTTCTGGCCCAATGCGTTTATCCGGGAAACCGCAGGCTTGCTGCACAAAAGATGGAAACAAGAGCTCCTGTTCCTCGTTATGCTGCTTATTTTCTTCGGGCTGTTGTCCATGGTTCTCTGA
- a CDS encoding DUF2804 domain-containing protein encodes MQRRIITPGPLHDEKGHLIETGYATELIKTYDRTRICTGRSRIKEWDYYAICSDRFCLALTIDHNGYMTMDSISLLDFERKSQITKSAMNLPLFAPRKLPSSSKNGSISVTGKGYMISFENDGISRRLIGFMNRFSGENTIVFDVMLTDEPKESMVIVTPYKDHPEAFYYNQKINCMRVEGTITLGGREYRCDPADTFAVLDWGRGVWTYDNTWYWGSASGLVDGVPFGFNIGYGFGDTSAASENVLVYDGKIHKLEQVTFEIPEKDGKEDYLSPWNFTSSDGRFEMKFEPIMDRCAKTDLLIICSDQHQVFGRFSGSVVLDDGRKLQIDHLTGFAEKVRNKW; translated from the coding sequence ATGCAGCGCCGAATCATAACACCCGGTCCGCTTCATGATGAAAAGGGTCATCTGATCGAAACCGGATATGCCACAGAGCTCATCAAGACCTATGACAGAACCCGGATCTGCACGGGCAGGTCTAGGATCAAGGAATGGGATTACTATGCGATCTGTTCAGACCGGTTCTGCCTGGCGCTGACCATTGATCATAACGGCTATATGACCATGGACAGTATCTCCCTGCTGGATTTTGAACGGAAAAGCCAGATTACGAAATCCGCAATGAACCTGCCCTTGTTTGCTCCGCGGAAACTTCCGTCCAGCAGCAAAAACGGCAGCATCAGTGTGACCGGGAAGGGATATATGATCTCCTTTGAAAATGATGGGATCAGCCGCCGGCTGATCGGGTTTATGAACAGGTTCAGCGGAGAAAACACCATTGTTTTTGATGTGATGCTGACGGATGAACCGAAGGAATCCATGGTGATTGTGACGCCCTACAAGGATCATCCGGAAGCCTTCTACTATAACCAGAAAATCAACTGTATGCGTGTGGAAGGAACCATAACGCTGGGTGGCCGGGAATACCGGTGTGATCCGGCGGATACCTTTGCTGTACTGGACTGGGGCCGGGGCGTATGGACTTATGACAATACCTGGTACTGGGGATCAGCTTCGGGCCTGGTGGACGGTGTTCCCTTCGGATTCAATATCGGCTATGGTTTCGGGGATACGTCCGCAGCCAGTGAGAACGTCCTGGTTTATGACGGGAAAATTCACAAACTGGAGCAGGTAACATTCGAAATTCCGGAAAAGGACGGGAAGGAAGATTATCTGTCCCCGTGGAATTTTACGAGCAGCGACGGACGGTTTGAGATGAAGTTTGAACCGATCATGGACCGCTGTGCGAAAACAGATCTGCTGATTATCTGCTCAGACCAGCATCAGGTGTTTGGCCGGTTTTCCGGTTCGGTAGTCCTGGATGACGGCCGGAAACTGCAGATTGATCACCTGACCGGATTCGCGGAGAAGGTCAGGAATAAATGGTAA
- a CDS encoding plantaricin C family lantibiotic — translation MNKKRSFVVGDLMQEIQEQDLMVPVGGAVDGGGNRVQSVLTVISAITAITGLTAWSNDKATRKFKCGEVLTLSAECNGGTAC, via the coding sequence ATGAACAAAAAGAGGAGCTTTGTAGTTGGAGATCTCATGCAGGAAATTCAGGAACAGGATCTTATGGTGCCTGTTGGTGGCGCAGTGGACGGTGGTGGCAATAGAGTACAGTCCGTCTTAACTGTCATTTCTGCAATTACGGCAATTACAGGCCTTACCGCATGGTCAAATGATAAGGCGACCAGAAAGTTCAAGTGCGGAGAAGTTCTTACGTTGTCTGCTGAGTGTAATGGCGGCACAGCGTGCTAA
- a CDS encoding type 2 lantipeptide synthetase LanM family protein, which translates to MKLLVPRQSQQTDAGFDFQDSLSFWDGLFPEIKERTALLNSLKSLGEQLDESALRRLFDSQKQISFDFFEQEFNDTYVASIQQGLEAVNEDILGWMNYFKPLLVSCMEPLFNRIHHCSVVLEPRALFCRSVSALARILFQMAFRVLIAETNASRDEGLLKGADTVARATYYKEVLLQDVSYLKAVYSRYQVLTDMMLKKTGLICEYIESIITDYETNHEAIGRELNGGSTFGKLVHIRLGEGDTHNQGKSVAIIEFEQGILVYKPRTLQLEQRYNTFIEHLNAAHIPGFLDIKTIRLKNTGETGWCEFVRQKPCKEEAEVRDYYTRIGELLAIFYLFSASDFHAENIIACGAYPLVIDMETLFSADLFDQKTIEKSVFSYIGSLLTYSVKASAILPTMIRNRKTNKQVDLSGLSMDEEQESPYKSFCIMDADKDTIHIVAKNLAIGGHNNSVKLHNRSMESQKYLGEMLRGFEITYEYFVNNRESVLAYIEEHFSGLMFRVLLRGTVTYGQMLSTMYHPDLVQSFLDREIYLNRLFLNADEKHIALVLAEIEDMKRDDVPMFMASTDERSLYTCAGQALEGIVQNSALEMLRSKLERMGAADLCFQRRVIIYSYADLYRNDVYITGYRYHEAEEAQEPDGESQIHVLVEQVAKYCDANSISLTVNGQTERSWIGYLEVEDQFRTITPIGINLYDGNAGMVLFYAALYKYTQKRCYLETMREVLRPIEQYFEKNSIGKETQNGLYNGCSGAVYLYAVISDLLHEESYRAHADRLLREMASSRVLSQKNDVMIGNAGAILVAARLSEPGDAIIDPYLHTLAQKIIEAADVYPTGCFIGKEGYTGYAHGTAGISHALYKVYKRTGDEHILLAVEKMLAYERGQYVTEAGNFRRSLTDKRCDCKWCHGMSGILLNRLSLKEDGYSDSLLDSEIEIGIRTLKQVGFGADYCLCHGDIGNLMILQQAAVLLQDGALQQQVRRNTERLATQLIERLKGSPDFLENAGFGLMTGLAGIGYGLIALEDRNARIPNILAV; encoded by the coding sequence ATGAAACTTCTGGTTCCTCGGCAGAGTCAGCAGACGGACGCTGGCTTCGATTTTCAGGACAGTCTATCTTTCTGGGATGGTCTCTTCCCAGAGATAAAGGAGCGGACAGCCCTACTAAACAGTTTGAAGTCCCTTGGGGAACAGCTCGATGAGTCTGCTCTGCGGCGTTTATTCGATAGTCAGAAGCAGATTTCGTTTGATTTCTTTGAACAGGAATTCAATGACACATATGTTGCTAGTATCCAGCAGGGGCTTGAAGCGGTGAACGAAGATATTTTGGGGTGGATGAACTATTTTAAACCGCTCCTCGTCTCGTGTATGGAGCCATTGTTCAACCGAATCCATCATTGTTCGGTTGTTTTGGAGCCAAGAGCTCTGTTTTGTCGTTCGGTGAGTGCACTTGCCAGAATTCTCTTCCAGATGGCATTTCGCGTACTTATTGCTGAAACCAATGCGAGCCGGGATGAAGGTCTGCTGAAGGGTGCTGATACCGTTGCGAGAGCAACATATTACAAAGAGGTGCTCTTGCAGGATGTATCATATTTGAAGGCTGTCTATTCCAGATACCAGGTCTTGACTGATATGATGCTGAAGAAGACCGGGCTGATCTGTGAATATATTGAATCCATTATAACAGATTACGAAACGAATCATGAAGCCATCGGGCGGGAACTGAACGGCGGATCTACCTTCGGGAAACTTGTCCATATCAGGCTCGGAGAAGGTGACACCCACAACCAGGGGAAAAGCGTTGCAATCATTGAGTTCGAACAAGGGATCCTGGTCTATAAGCCAAGGACTCTTCAACTCGAACAGCGCTACAATACTTTCATTGAGCACCTGAATGCAGCGCACATCCCAGGGTTTTTAGACATCAAAACAATCCGTCTGAAAAACACCGGAGAGACTGGCTGGTGCGAGTTTGTAAGGCAGAAACCCTGCAAAGAAGAAGCCGAAGTCAGGGATTATTACACGCGGATTGGTGAACTGCTTGCGATCTTCTATCTCTTCAGCGCCTCTGACTTCCATGCGGAGAATATTATCGCATGCGGTGCATATCCGCTGGTCATTGACATGGAGACACTTTTCTCTGCTGATCTGTTTGATCAGAAAACAATAGAGAAGTCTGTGTTCAGTTATATTGGTAGCCTCCTGACCTATTCTGTTAAGGCCTCTGCCATCCTGCCGACAATGATCCGAAATCGAAAGACGAATAAGCAGGTAGATCTTTCTGGCTTGTCCATGGACGAGGAACAAGAATCCCCCTACAAGTCCTTTTGTATCATGGATGCAGACAAGGATACGATTCATATTGTTGCAAAAAACCTTGCTATAGGTGGACATAACAACAGTGTAAAATTGCATAATCGGAGTATGGAATCTCAAAAATATCTCGGGGAGATGCTCCGCGGCTTCGAAATCACCTACGAGTATTTTGTAAATAATCGGGAGTCTGTATTGGCGTACATTGAGGAGCACTTCAGCGGGCTGATGTTCCGCGTCTTGCTCAGAGGTACAGTGACATACGGCCAGATGCTTTCAACGATGTATCATCCCGACCTTGTGCAGTCTTTTTTGGACAGGGAAATCTACCTGAACCGGTTGTTTTTGAACGCTGATGAGAAGCATATCGCTCTGGTTCTGGCCGAAATTGAGGATATGAAGAGAGACGATGTTCCTATGTTCATGGCGTCCACAGACGAGCGGAGCCTCTACACCTGTGCAGGCCAGGCACTGGAAGGTATTGTACAAAATTCAGCGCTGGAGATGCTCCGAAGTAAACTTGAACGAATGGGTGCGGCAGATCTTTGCTTTCAGAGGCGCGTGATTATCTACAGCTATGCAGACCTGTACAGAAATGATGTTTATATTACAGGCTATCGCTATCATGAAGCCGAAGAAGCGCAAGAGCCGGACGGAGAGTCACAGATCCATGTGCTGGTGGAACAGGTCGCGAAATATTGCGATGCAAACAGTATTAGTCTTACGGTGAACGGTCAGACCGAGCGTTCATGGATCGGATATCTTGAGGTGGAGGATCAGTTTCGAACGATTACTCCCATCGGGATTAATCTTTACGATGGCAATGCTGGGATGGTGCTTTTCTATGCCGCGCTATACAAGTATACGCAGAAGCGGTGCTATTTGGAAACTATGCGGGAAGTGCTCCGACCGATTGAACAGTATTTTGAGAAAAATAGCATCGGCAAGGAAACACAAAATGGTTTATACAATGGATGTAGCGGCGCGGTCTATCTCTACGCTGTCATATCGGATTTGCTCCATGAGGAATCTTACAGAGCGCATGCTGACAGATTACTGCGGGAGATGGCGAGTAGTAGAGTGCTCTCTCAGAAGAACGATGTGATGATAGGAAATGCGGGAGCGATTCTTGTTGCTGCCCGCTTGTCGGAGCCCGGAGACGCGATCATTGATCCGTATCTGCATACACTTGCGCAGAAGATCATAGAAGCGGCAGATGTGTATCCTACAGGTTGTTTTATAGGAAAGGAAGGTTACACTGGCTATGCGCACGGCACAGCAGGTATTTCCCATGCCTTGTACAAGGTTTACAAGCGGACAGGGGATGAGCACATCCTTTTGGCTGTGGAAAAAATGCTTGCTTATGAGCGTGGACAATACGTTACAGAAGCAGGTAATTTCCGCAGGAGCCTTACTGACAAACGCTGTGATTGCAAGTGGTGTCATGGAATGTCGGGCATTCTGCTCAACCGCCTTTCGCTCAAGGAGGATGGATATTCAGATAGCCTCCTCGACAGTGAGATTGAGATTGGCATTCGGACGCTGAAGCAAGTGGGCTTTGGCGCGGATTACTGCCTTTGCCATGGCGACATCGGCAATCTCATGATCTTGCAACAAGCGGCAGTGCTTTTGCAGGATGGAGCTCTACAGCAACAAGTCAGACGGAACACAGAGCGTCTCGCCACACAATTGATAGAACGGCTGAAAGGCAGTCCGGATTTTCTGGAAAATGCTGGCTTTGGTCTGATGACAGGGCTTGCCGGAATCGGATACGGCTTAATTGCATTAGAGGACAGAAACGCTCGAATCCCCAATATTCTTGCAGTTTAG